A window of the Lactuca sativa cultivar Salinas chromosome 5, Lsat_Salinas_v11, whole genome shotgun sequence genome harbors these coding sequences:
- the LOC111880523 gene encoding GRAS family protein RAD1, with protein MAPGLLASPLYNEQNTNRLKVGVVNGVDPRIRFGGTKRKSDLFYDLGTSDLLENDEDKEGQNRSITSFYSQRYLSILDNPNSTWQEAGLTDVSFAHNKMKRSKSLPESSFNDTCSLNAGNMTIYRSKSMNSLPKLRFRDHIWTYTQRYLEAEAIEDAISEYGTVEDDGNRDGMHLVQLLVSCAEAVACRDKTHALSLLAKLRGDALVFGSSFQRVASCFMQGLTDRLALVQPLGAVGLVAPAKNLNAIALEKKEEALQLVYATCPHIQFSHFVANLSILEAFEGESYVHVVDLGMTQGLRHGHQWRALIESLASQTPTPRRLRITAVGPCVNQFVIIGNELEAYAREKGINFEFSTVESSLETLKPEDITTYKNEVMVINSILQLHCVVKESRGALNSVLQIIHELAPKVMVLVEQDSNHNGPFFIGRFMEALHYYSAIFDALDAMLPKYDTKRAKIEQFYFAEEIKNIVSCEGPNRVERHEKVDQWRRRMSRAGFQASPIKMVSRAKQWLAKLEVCEGYTIAEEKGCVVLGWKSKPIVAVSCWKP; from the coding sequence ATGGCTCCTGGTTTATTGGCAAGCCCACTTTACAATGAACAGAATACGAATCGTCTGAAAGTGGGTGTCGTCAATGGAGTCGATCCAAGAATCAGGTTTGGTGGCACGAAACGTAAATCAGATTTGTTTTACGATCTGGGTACCAGTGATCTTCTGGAAAACGACGAAGATAAAGAAGGTCAAAATCGTTCAATCACATCCTTCTATTCTCAAAGATATTTGTCGATTCTTGACAATCCAAACTCTACTTGGCAGGAAGCAGGCTTGACAGATGTATCTTTTGCGCATAACAAGATGAAAAGATCAAAAAGCTTGCCTGAATCGAGTTTCAACGATACATGTTCCTTAAATGCTGGAAATATGACTATCTATCGGAGTAAGAGCATGAATAGCTTGCCTAAGCTTCGTTTTCGTGACCATATATGGACATATACACAAAGGTATTTAGAAGCCGAGGCCATTGAGGACGCAATTTCAGAATACGGAACTGTTGAAGATGATGGAAATAGAGACGGAATGCATTTAGTCCAATTACTCGTTTCATGTGCTGAAGCCGTCGCTTGTCGTGATAAAACTCACGCTTTGAGTTTGTTGGCTAAGCTTCGAGGTGACGCACTTGTGTTCGGGTCATCTTTCCAAAGGGTTGCATCTTGTTTCATGCAGGGGCTCACAGACCGACTCGCGTTAGTGCAACCACTGGGTGCAGTCGGCCTGGTAGCCCCTGCAAAAAACTTGAACGCCATCGCATTAGAGAAAAAGGAAGAAGCATTACAATTAGTCTACGCGACTTGCCCACACATTCAATTTAGTCACTTTGTCGCCAATTTATCCATATTGGAAGCCTTTGAGGGAGAGAGTTATGTCCATGTCGTGGACCTAGGAATGACACAGGGTCTACGACACGGACATCAATGGCGTGCGCTGATCGAGAGTCTGGCTAGCCAGACTCCGACTCCACGTCGCCTAAGAATCACCGCAGTTGGGCCCTGCGTTAACCAGTTTGTTATTATTGGTAACGAACTGGAGGCCTATGCCCGAGAAAAGGGCATAAATTTCGAGTTTTCTACGGTGGAGAGCAGTTTGGAGACCCTTAAACCGGAGGACATTACGACATACAAAAATGAAGTTATGGTCATAAATAGTATTCTACAACTTCATTGTGTTGTAAAAGAAAGTCGTGGTGCGTTAAACTCGGTTCTACAAATAATCCACGAGCTTGCCCCGAAAGTCATGGTTCTTGTTGAACAGGATTCGAACCATAACGGACCTTTCTTCATAGGGAGGTTCATGGAAGCACTACATTATTATTCGGCCATTTTCGATGCACTTGATGCGATGTTACCAAAATACGACACTAAACGGGCCAAAATCGAACAGTTTTACTTTGCGGAAGAAATCAAGAACATTGTGAGTTGTGAAGGGCCTAATAGGGTGGAAAGGCATGAGAAGGTGGATCAATGGAGGAGGCGAATGAGTAGGGCAGGGTTCCAGGCTTCACCGATCAAAATGGTGAGTAGAGCAAAACAATGGCTTGCGAAGCTCGAGGTTTGTGAAGGGTACACCATTGCGGAAGAGAAAGGTTGTGTGGTTCTGGGTTGGAAATCGAAGCCCATTGTGGCGGTGTCTTGCTGGAAACCTTAA
- the LOC111880495 gene encoding stemmadenine O-acetyltransferase-like encodes MKVTILSKEVIIPSNATPSNLKTYKLSYIDQQIHPHHIPFILYYSYDASTTTISQSKMTTKLKTSLSKTLTHFYPLAGRLTNNQNAIDCTDEGVQFSVARVECNLMTIITTPVIEELKQLVLMGSSSSSSSSCVEEQQVAIQVNLFDCGGIAVGVSMSHRVADACSFSSFISHWFAIAKGSESPLAGPGLDSAVLFPPVDSYEYSGRGPPVDNPFKKLVTKRFVFSSLAIKELKHKVVKADTTLVGLNPTRVEVVTALIWKCMATVSGCKDSVAFHVVNFRRKMVPSLKDQQFGNLFQMASAVAHETTDMGYLVGKLRGSFRKIDGEYLKSLMGENGVEIARDNFREIKKYISRKGLGVFRFSSWCRFSVNESDFGWGKPVWISGTDYNNENSIMLMDSSSDDGIEAWVVLSEDKMHKLEQDTELHAFVTC; translated from the coding sequence ATGAAGGTGACTATACTTTCAAAAGAAGTTATCATACCATCAAATGCAACCCCTTCCAACCTCAAAACCTACAAACTCTCCTACATAGATCAACAAATCCATCCTCATCATATCCCATTCATTCTTTACTACTCATATGATGCATCCACCACCACCATATCACAGTCCAAAATGACCACCAAACTCAAAACCTCACTCTCCAAAACCTTGACTCATTTCTACCCTTTAGCCGGAAGGTTGACCAACAACCAAAACGCCATTGACTGTACCGATGAAGGGGTTCAGTTTTCAGTAGCCAGAGTCGAGTGCAATCTCATGACCATCATCACAACTCCAGTCATCGAAGAATTGAAACAACTTGTGTTGAtgggatcatcatcatcatcatcatcatcatgtgtTGAAGAACAACAGGTGGCTATCCAAGTTAACTTGTTCGATTGTGGTGGCATAGCAGTTGGTGTATCCATGTCTCATAGAGTAGCAGACGCATGTagcttttcatctttcataagcCACTGGTTCGCGATAGCAAAAGGATCCGAGAGTCCGTTGGCGGGTCCGGGTCTTGACTCGGCGGTTCTATTCCCTCCAGTGGACTCGTATGAATACAGTGGAAGGGGTCCACCAGTTGACAACCCGTTCAAGAAACTTGTAACCAAGAGGTTTGTGTTCAGTTCCTTAGCAATAAAGGAACTGAAACACAAAGTGGTCAAGGCCGATACGACCCTGGTGGGGTTGAACCCCACCAGGGTCGAGGTGGTGACGGCCTTGATATGGAAGTGTATGGCCACCGTGTCTGGCTGTAAAGACTCGGTGGCTTTTCATGTGGTAAACTTTAGGAGAAAGATGGTGCCTTCATTAAAAGATCAACAATTCGGGAATCTTTTTCAGATGGCTAGTGCAGTGGCTCATGAGACAACAGACATGGGTTACCTTGTGGGGAAACTGAGGGGGTCTTTTAGGAAGATTGATGGTGAGTACTTGAAGAGTTTGATGGGTGAAAATGGGGTTGAGATAGCGAGAGATAATTTTAGAGAAATAAAAAAGTATATCAGTCGGAAAGGTTTAGGGGTGTTCAGGTTTAGTAGTTGGTGTAGGTTTAGTGTTAATGAAAGTGATTTTGGGTGGGGAAAGCCGGTTTGGATTAGTGGTACTGATTATAATAATGAGAATTCTATAATGCTTATGGATTCAAGTAGTGATGATGGAATTGAAGCATGGGTTGTGTTGAGTGAAGATAAAATGCACAAGTTGGAACAGGATACTGAGCTTCATGCCTTtgttacatgttaa
- the LOC111880496 gene encoding 30S ribosomal protein S21, chloroplastic: protein MAVSSSSSSSSSSSLLNSLSSLSLSSSSPTPTTISITPASSSSNAPSSKTLTIRQTLITPVNREVCPDLQTVMFPALAFSNTLCFKSAYNVQVIAYPDESEDSLIGRFRREVFRANIVQEAKRRRFFETNQEKRKRKIRDAARRRARRRSQPKAKKEEIPGKKAVNDEGDDNWGPIDGKIPYCP from the exons ATGgcagtttcttcttcttcttcttcttcttcttcttcttctctgttGAACTCTCTCTCCTCCCTTTCTCTATCTTCTTCTTCACCCACGCCGACTACCATTTCTATCACCCCTGCCTCCTCTTCCAGTAATGCACCGTCATCGAAGACCCTGACGATCAGACAGACTCTGATAACCCCCGTAAATCGTGAAGTCTGTCCTGATCTCCAAACAGTTATGTTTCCCGCGCTCGCGTTTTCAAATACATTATGTTTCAAATCGGCATACAACGTTCAGGTGATCGCGTATCCTGATGAATCGGAAGATAGTCTGATCGGTCGGTTCCGAAGAGAGGTTTTCAGAGCAAATATTGTACAAGAGGCGAAACGCAGGAGGTTCTTCGAGACTAATCAGGAGAAGCGAAAACGGAAAATTCGTGATGCTGCTAGACGAAGAGCCAGAAG GCGATCACAACCAAAGGCCAAAAAGGAGGAAATTCCAGGAAAGAAGGCAGTTAATGATGAAGGTGATGACAACTGGGGACCAATTGATGGTAAAATCCCTTATTGTCCATGA